The Fructilactobacillus myrtifloralis genome contains a region encoding:
- a CDS encoding anthranilate synthase component I family protein: protein MPNYVRHVVTYHEPKFSPTQILAQLRHEHPGDGFLFDLTNPHPDHSDHLIYLGLHPLHRIIYQDGVITTDGHQHTEKLQPYLERLLAQYHFETTNQPLPFSGGLVGYLAYDYSRELVPQVPVTANPLGFAEAAFLVFTEVIGFNPQTHEVTLIQNLPAGEPETLADLRQELDRLQAAGPTSPKLHLTQPLQPRFDQATYTELIDQVVDHIYRGDIFQLILANPLQGQVRGDLLALYQELAGHYHCYLSCGDLQMATASPETLLRKTGNHLATFPLAGTRRRGRDAETDKQMAHELLTDPKEHAEHNMLVDLGRNDLGAVSQFNSVRVNEHMQLHKYQQVMHLASTVESEIAPEKSALDALQAVFPAGTLSGAPKSSALKIIAQLEQQRRGLYGGTFGYLDFNGDCDFAIGIRLAQQKGPQLLVQSGAGIVADSIGSHEYQECFNKTRVIRKALARATQQEVLSDDFTD, encoded by the coding sequence ATGCCAAATTACGTACGCCACGTTGTCACTTACCACGAACCGAAGTTTTCGCCGACCCAGATTCTCGCGCAGTTACGCCACGAACATCCTGGGGACGGCTTTCTCTTCGATCTAACTAATCCCCATCCGGATCATTCCGACCACCTGATTTACCTCGGCCTGCATCCGCTCCATCGCATTATCTATCAAGACGGTGTCATTACAACGGACGGGCACCAGCACACCGAAAAATTGCAACCCTACCTAGAACGCTTACTAGCCCAATATCATTTTGAAACGACGAACCAACCCCTCCCCTTTTCGGGCGGACTGGTGGGGTATCTAGCCTATGACTATAGTCGCGAACTCGTGCCACAGGTGCCGGTGACGGCTAATCCGCTAGGGTTTGCGGAAGCTGCTTTCCTCGTGTTTACGGAAGTGATTGGCTTTAACCCTCAGACGCACGAGGTCACGCTGATCCAAAATCTTCCAGCCGGCGAACCCGAGACCTTGGCGGACCTTCGCCAGGAACTCGACCGGCTACAAGCTGCTGGTCCCACGTCGCCTAAGTTGCACCTAACTCAACCCCTGCAACCCCGGTTCGACCAAGCGACCTATACTGAGTTAATTGATCAAGTCGTCGACCACATTTATCGCGGCGACATTTTCCAACTGATTCTCGCTAATCCCTTACAGGGGCAGGTCCGTGGCGATCTGCTCGCCCTGTACCAAGAGTTAGCCGGTCACTACCACTGCTACCTTAGCTGCGGAGACTTGCAAATGGCAACGGCGTCGCCCGAAACATTACTACGCAAAACCGGGAACCATCTCGCCACCTTCCCGTTAGCGGGAACCCGGCGGCGGGGGCGCGATGCTGAAACAGATAAGCAGATGGCCCACGAACTGCTCACCGATCCCAAAGAGCATGCTGAACACAACATGCTAGTCGACTTAGGTCGCAACGATTTGGGGGCCGTGAGTCAGTTCAACTCGGTTCGGGTCAACGAACACATGCAGTTGCACAAATACCAACAGGTCATGCACCTCGCTTCGACCGTTGAAAGTGAAATTGCGCCCGAAAAATCGGCCCTTGATGCCTTACAAGCCGTCTTTCCCGCCGGCACCCTGTCTGGAGCTCCCAAGAGCTCGGCGCTCAAAATCATTGCTCAGCTCGAGCAACAACGCCGCGGGCTGTACGGAGGGACCTTTGGGTACTTAGACTTTAACGGTGACTGTGACTTTGCAATCGGCATTCGCCTGGCGCAACAAAAAGGCCCACAGTTGCTGGTCCAATCCGGCGCAGGCATTGTCGCCGACAGCATTGGCAGCCACGAGTATCAGGAATGTTTTAATAAAACCCGGGTGATTCGCAAGGCGCTCGCACGGGCAACCCAACAGGAGGTGCTATCCGATGATTTTACTGATTGA
- a CDS encoding anthranilate synthase component II — protein MILLIDNYDSFTYNLYQLLGQFTTDIRVIKNDELTVAEIQTLHPAGIVLSPGPGNPDDAGVSLDVVRQLHGQIPMLGVCMGLQVMIQAYHGHVVPAQQLLHGKATPVRLNPKSVLFHGAGPTGTVARYHSLVGERATLPAEFTVTAVDEYQELMAAEIPAQQLYGVQFHPESILTEDELGERIVENFLRVVNEKE, from the coding sequence ATGATTTTACTGATTGATAACTACGACAGCTTTACGTACAACCTGTACCAACTGCTCGGTCAGTTCACGACTGACATCCGCGTGATTAAAAACGACGAGTTAACCGTGGCCGAGATTCAAACCCTCCATCCGGCTGGAATCGTGCTCTCTCCCGGCCCCGGCAATCCTGATGACGCGGGCGTCAGTCTGGACGTCGTGCGCCAGTTACACGGTCAGATTCCGATGCTGGGCGTTTGCATGGGCTTGCAGGTCATGATTCAGGCCTATCACGGGCATGTGGTCCCCGCCCAGCAGTTACTGCACGGTAAGGCCACTCCGGTCCGGTTAAACCCGAAGAGTGTTTTGTTTCACGGCGCAGGACCCACTGGAACGGTCGCCCGCTATCATTCGTTAGTCGGTGAGCGGGCCACCCTACCCGCTGAGTTTACTGTTACCGCGGTCGACGAGTACCAGGAACTGATGGCGGCCGAAATTCCCGCGCAACAACTGTACGGCGTCCAGTTTCATCCGGAATCGATTTTGACGGAGGATGAGTTGGGAGAACGAATTGTGGAGAATTTTTTGCGAGTGGTAAATGAAAAGGAGTGA
- a CDS encoding DUF6119 family protein, producing the protein MIKKKKISFCKLKKRQIKDYRYYLKEGYIKYLDKNTSDENTSDENTYEYIQHVEKKLEDIKENIEDKEKINSSVNDIIRIININNGNYQLIEGDLNNRIKSLNGYDGKFFLKKEFPLFPGWKDDFFDFIGKDFDLRKIKYDALIIIGDKDNNNIYAISFGNGIGFLNDEDICENFPINIIRKVLSVEDLKNISAIDFSEYPFIKNNKKTTDNKYIPVSRIVDDDIPFLAKKMTGNVTFSGGKCKKLGEFYKKKRDENKKGSEKYEIYSKFVKSNNKDFDILIENGKFLNITSRFESFVDALNVIDRISHIESESKPENISWNNELKELGETKDQEDKFESFLKGFFIDGNIVDGNKLSYIYEKEDEEDKNKIKIVKIDNELFDNLNNDLFKDIFKDIFRKKLSDLPFFGENFNKKFEEKISSIKDKKIKDKKIKIFNLYIKNNVLNKTVSEFVEKNTKIMQPIKVKFDIKFYNPLTFILKNLKISEYDSNNKSISKYTFVYNCCQFFYEDNEYTYLLIDGKWYKFTSEFIQRVFKYVNRIRDFKIKYALDYTKKLRSNGNEKTFSENNYNKIIYENSSGEILNLDCKPYNNNGKITKIEICDWLYYGNNENKFYFICNKIGVSGNGFSHLLNQVRSSSEVVNNEKDGVKNFINKKGGKWVKRLGGKQSLNFENNNVCYVLGIITDKKADKISEKLPFLSCLGLYSLCKDLKSNGIDLKILFIKDVSKYKKTILISGKPHLISI; encoded by the coding sequence ATGATTAAAAAAAAGAAGATAAGTTTTTGTAAGCTGAAAAAACGCCAAATTAAAGATTATAGATATTATCTTAAAGAAGGATATATTAAATATTTAGATAAAAATACTTCAGATGAAAATACTTCAGATGAAAATACTTATGAATATATTCAACATGTTGAAAAAAAGTTGGAGGACATAAAAGAAAATATTGAAGATAAAGAAAAAATAAATAGTTCTGTTAACGACATTATAAGAATTATTAACATAAATAATGGTAATTACCAATTGATTGAAGGAGATCTTAATAACAGAATTAAGTCTTTAAATGGTTATGATGGAAAATTCTTTTTGAAAAAAGAATTTCCTCTTTTCCCTGGATGGAAAGATGATTTTTTCGATTTTATTGGTAAGGATTTTGATCTTAGAAAAATAAAATATGATGCTTTAATAATTATTGGAGATAAGGATAATAATAATATCTATGCAATTTCTTTTGGTAATGGAATTGGTTTTTTAAATGATGAAGATATTTGTGAAAATTTTCCCATTAATATTATCAGGAAGGTTTTATCAGTTGAAGATTTAAAAAATATTTCAGCAATTGATTTTTCTGAATATCCATTTATAAAAAATAATAAAAAAACAACTGATAATAAATATATTCCTGTTTCTAGAATAGTAGATGATGACATACCATTTTTGGCAAAAAAGATGACAGGGAATGTGACCTTTTCAGGTGGTAAATGTAAAAAATTGGGAGAATTTTATAAAAAAAAGAGAGATGAAAATAAGAAGGGTTCTGAAAAATATGAAATATACTCAAAGTTTGTTAAAAGTAATAACAAGGATTTTGATATTTTAATAGAAAATGGGAAGTTTTTGAATATTACTTCGCGTTTTGAATCTTTTGTTGATGCTTTAAATGTTATTGATAGAATAAGTCATATAGAATCAGAATCAAAACCTGAAAATATTTCATGGAATAATGAATTAAAGGAATTAGGAGAAACTAAAGATCAGGAAGATAAATTTGAATCATTTTTAAAGGGATTTTTTATTGATGGTAATATCGTTGATGGAAATAAACTTTCATATATTTATGAAAAAGAAGATGAAGAGGATAAAAATAAAATAAAGATTGTTAAGATTGATAATGAATTGTTTGATAATTTAAATAATGATTTATTTAAAGATATTTTTAAAGATATTTTTAGAAAAAAATTATCAGACTTACCTTTTTTTGGTGAAAATTTTAATAAAAAATTTGAAGAAAAAATTTCTTCAATTAAAGATAAAAAAATTAAAGATAAAAAAATTAAAATCTTTAATTTGTATATTAAAAATAATGTTTTAAATAAAACTGTTAGTGAATTTGTAGAAAAAAATACAAAAATTATGCAACCTATAAAAGTGAAGTTTGATATTAAATTTTATAATCCCTTAACATTTATATTGAAAAATTTAAAAATAAGTGAATATGATTCAAATAATAAAAGTATAAGTAAATATACTTTTGTTTATAATTGTTGTCAATTTTTTTATGAAGACAATGAATATACATATTTACTTATAGATGGAAAATGGTATAAATTTACAAGTGAATTTATACAAAGAGTATTCAAATATGTTAATAGAATTAGAGATTTTAAAATAAAATATGCTTTGGATTATACAAAAAAATTAAGAAGTAATGGTAATGAGAAAACTTTTAGTGAAAATAATTACAATAAAATTATTTATGAAAACAGTTCTGGCGAAATTTTAAATTTGGATTGTAAACCATACAATAATAATGGCAAAATAACCAAAATTGAAATCTGTGATTGGCTTTATTATGGAAATAATGAAAATAAATTTTATTTTATTTGTAATAAAATCGGTGTTAGCGGTAATGGATTTAGTCATTTACTTAACCAAGTTAGGTCTTCATCAGAAGTAGTTAATAATGAAAAAGATGGAGTTAAAAATTTTATAAATAAAAAAGGTGGCAAATGGGTTAAAAGACTAGGGGGGAAGCAATCTTTAAATTTTGAAAATAATAATGTTTGCTATGTTTTGGGTATTATAACGGATAAAAAAGCCGACAAAATTTCTGAAAAATTACCCTTTCTATCTTGTTTAGGGTTATATAGTTTGTGTAAAGATTTGAAATCCAATGGTATAGATTTGAAAATTTTATTTATTAAAGATGTAAGCAAATACAAAAAAACAATACTTATAAGTGGAAAACCTCATTTAATAAGTATTTAA
- a CDS encoding DUF5067 domain-containing protein, which translates to MKLKLNYWVAAEDIINTCLFAISWFLIIGASFSDSFDKTSSLSGVSLFLTFISCFGLLLHLIQLQQCRRWHVSLVGPILGIIGNGLFLIAPLFALPAIIILIIAAVFEFINKVKKVSSQPAAKVWYRTWWVLILTVLIVIYFIFASVSASQEQAARDQQNRNTPNLTKEAQKNTDKNPKLQKNNSDLIHIKNNVIVTPKGKIEILKEASGKTTDGKMGVIFMYKITNTSNQALTPKQILADNQINVYEKDSNSEKPAQQTFGTSDFTSMQDFNDANSAIDDAINNDYNNWDKTEIGPHQSVTMSDGQIWKLDDGKTPIIKIGDSINNVDSTKINPHQNQYQLDNSVEKIEITKWNG; encoded by the coding sequence ATGAAGCTTAAGCTAAATTACTGGGTTGCTGCAGAAGATATCATCAACACCTGTCTCTTCGCAATTTCCTGGTTTCTAATTATTGGTGCATCATTTTCAGATTCATTTGACAAAACATCTTCTCTATCTGGAGTTAGTCTCTTTTTAACTTTCATATCTTGTTTCGGCTTACTACTTCACCTGATTCAGTTACAACAATGTCGCCGTTGGCACGTTTCCCTCGTTGGTCCCATCTTGGGAATCATTGGTAATGGACTATTTTTAATTGCACCATTATTCGCGCTTCCTGCCATTATCATTTTAATTATTGCTGCAGTATTTGAATTCATTAACAAAGTTAAAAAAGTCAGTTCACAACCAGCAGCAAAAGTTTGGTATCGAACTTGGTGGGTGCTGATTTTAACGGTTTTAATCGTGATTTATTTCATCTTTGCATCCGTTTCGGCTAGTCAAGAACAAGCTGCTCGGGACCAACAAAATCGTAACACCCCTAATTTAACTAAAGAAGCACAAAAAAACACTGATAAAAACCCGAAATTGCAAAAAAATAACAGCGATTTAATTCACATTAAAAACAATGTTATTGTTACTCCAAAAGGAAAAATTGAAATTCTCAAAGAAGCATCTGGTAAAACAACCGATGGCAAAATGGGCGTAATCTTCATGTACAAAATTACCAATACTAGTAATCAAGCTCTAACTCCCAAACAAATTCTAGCTGATAATCAAATTAACGTTTATGAAAAAGATTCCAACTCTGAAAAACCAGCCCAACAAACTTTTGGAACGAGCGATTTCACCAGTATGCAAGATTTCAACGATGCTAATAGCGCCATTGATGACGCAATCAATAATGACTATAATAACTGGGATAAAACTGAAATTGGTCCCCATCAATCTGTAACCATGAGTGATGGCCAAATCTGGAAACTTGATGATGGGAAAACTCCAATTATTAAAATTGGTGACAGCATTAATAATGTTGATAGCACTAAAATTAATCCGCACCAAAATCAATATCAACTTGATAATTCGGTCGAAAAAATTGAAATTACCAAATGGAATGGTTAA
- the trpD gene encoding anthranilate phosphoribosyltransferase, with product MIKTAITLLSQRRDLTADQTHAVLDEMMNDATSSSEQAAFLMGLTSKGATVDEISGAAASLREHATQIQPQQDVLEIVGTGGDHAQTFNISTTTALVVAATGMIPVAKHGNRAASSESGAADVLEALGVNLASSPVQATHTMTTVGICFLFAQKYHQAMRFVAPVRRELAIPTLFNYLGPLANPAGAMYQLLGVNDAKLVEPMAQVLDQLGVKEAMVVHGDDGLDEVTLTTTTQFARLHQHQITTGSIDPEALGLSLCSPADLVGGTPQENAEITRNILQGERGPRRDVVLLNAACALHVARPEVTIAEGLKLAAATIDSGKAAHKLAEFVAATNEKEDA from the coding sequence ATGATTAAAACTGCGATTACGTTATTGAGCCAACGCCGGGATTTAACGGCTGACCAAACCCATGCCGTGTTAGACGAAATGATGAACGATGCAACGAGCTCCAGCGAACAAGCCGCGTTTTTGATGGGCCTTACCAGTAAGGGTGCAACGGTGGACGAAATTAGTGGGGCAGCCGCTTCGTTACGCGAACACGCCACGCAAATTCAACCCCAACAGGACGTGCTCGAAATCGTTGGGACGGGGGGCGATCACGCCCAGACCTTTAACATTTCAACCACCACGGCGTTAGTGGTGGCCGCCACTGGGATGATCCCAGTGGCCAAACACGGGAATCGGGCGGCTAGCAGTGAGAGTGGAGCGGCGGATGTGCTGGAGGCTCTGGGAGTTAACCTGGCATCAAGCCCCGTGCAAGCGACCCACACCATGACGACCGTGGGCATCTGTTTCTTGTTTGCGCAAAAGTACCATCAGGCCATGCGCTTTGTCGCTCCGGTACGACGCGAATTGGCAATCCCGACCCTGTTTAACTACCTCGGACCGTTGGCCAATCCAGCTGGAGCCATGTATCAGCTGTTAGGCGTGAACGACGCCAAGTTGGTAGAACCAATGGCACAGGTGCTGGACCAACTGGGAGTCAAAGAGGCCATGGTGGTTCATGGAGATGATGGTCTAGATGAAGTGACTCTGACGACTACGACGCAGTTTGCCCGGTTGCATCAGCACCAAATTACGACGGGCAGCATTGATCCAGAAGCGTTGGGACTTTCCTTATGTTCTCCAGCGGACTTAGTCGGTGGGACTCCGCAGGAAAACGCTGAGATTACCCGGAACATCTTGCAGGGCGAGCGCGGTCCGCGACGAGACGTGGTGCTGCTAAATGCCGCTTGTGCCTTACACGTAGCCAGACCGGAGGTGACGATTGCGGAGGGCTTAAAGCTAGCGGCGGCAACGATTGATAGTGGCAAGGCAGCCCACAAACTCGCGGAGTTTGTGGCCGCAACCAACGAGAAGGAGGACGCATGA
- the trpC gene encoding indole-3-glycerol phosphate synthase TrpC: protein MILDDLTNVTKARVARAKAQQPLAELQEQVEARDLTTDFPFERALHHPHLSFICEIKRASPSKGDIKTTIDVAQLARAYAAAGASAISVLTEPDYFKGSLTDLETVAQTVSIPVLRKDFTVDPYMIYAAKQAGASAILLICAILSDQELREFFALAEHLGLSAIFEAHNATEVQRAIAAGARIIGINNRNLKNFTVNFDNAKQLREAVPADTLMIAESGVKTAADIRELSNLGVDGVLVGETMMLAAYPREKLEELRDGEN from the coding sequence ATGATTTTAGATGATTTAACCAACGTGACCAAAGCACGCGTTGCCCGGGCGAAAGCCCAACAACCACTCGCAGAATTACAGGAGCAGGTAGAGGCGCGGGATTTAACCACGGACTTTCCGTTTGAACGTGCTTTGCATCACCCCCACCTCAGCTTTATTTGTGAAATTAAGCGGGCGTCGCCGTCCAAAGGGGACATTAAAACCACGATTGACGTGGCGCAACTCGCCCGCGCTTACGCCGCGGCCGGCGCCAGTGCCATCTCGGTCCTGACGGAACCCGACTACTTTAAAGGGAGCTTGACTGATTTAGAAACCGTGGCACAAACCGTTTCGATTCCAGTGCTCCGCAAGGACTTCACGGTCGATCCGTATATGATTTATGCGGCTAAACAAGCCGGAGCGAGCGCAATCTTATTGATTTGTGCGATTTTATCCGATCAGGAGCTCCGGGAGTTCTTCGCCCTAGCCGAACACTTGGGCTTATCGGCGATCTTTGAAGCCCATAACGCGACCGAGGTTCAGCGGGCGATTGCTGCGGGGGCCCGCATCATTGGGATTAACAACCGCAACCTGAAAAACTTCACGGTTAATTTTGACAACGCCAAGCAACTCCGAGAGGCGGTCCCCGCTGATACGTTGATGATCGCGGAAAGCGGAGTTAAAACGGCAGCTGACATCCGGGAATTGAGCAACCTTGGCGTCGATGGCGTTCTCGTCGGGGAAACGATGATGCTGGCAGCGTATCCCCGGGAAAAGTTGGAGGAGCTCCGTGATGGTGAAAATTAA
- the trpB gene encoding tryptophan synthase subunit beta encodes MTTNGKFGGYGGQFVPETLMQELQEIETVYLKLREDPEFQRELHDLLDNYANRPSLLYHAQHLTEKLGGAQIYLKREDLNHTGAHKINNVLGQALVAKRMGKQKLIAETGAGQHGVATATVAALLGLECEIYMGKEDIERQRLNVFRMELLGSQVHEVTSGSMVLKDAVNAAMQAWVTDVDRTFYVLGSAVGPHPFPMMVRDFQSVISTESRRQIVQATGKLPDAVVACVGGGSNAIGSFAAFLDDESVRLIGCEAAGKGVHTKQQAATITNGTDGIFHGMKSKFLQSPAGQIDQVYSISAGLDYPGIGPEHAALATAGRAQYVPITDDEAVQAFELIARTEGIIAAIESAHAIAYVEKLAPTMRPDQTIICTLSGRGDKDVAAIAKYKGVQIDE; translated from the coding sequence ATGACAACTAACGGTAAATTTGGTGGGTACGGGGGTCAGTTTGTCCCAGAAACCCTGATGCAGGAATTACAGGAAATTGAAACAGTTTATCTGAAGTTGCGCGAGGACCCGGAATTTCAACGGGAGTTACACGATTTGTTGGACAACTATGCCAACCGGCCGTCGCTGTTGTACCACGCCCAGCACCTGACGGAAAAATTAGGTGGGGCTCAGATTTACTTGAAACGAGAAGATCTCAACCACACCGGAGCGCACAAGATTAATAACGTGTTAGGCCAGGCCTTGGTGGCCAAACGAATGGGGAAGCAGAAGTTGATTGCGGAAACGGGCGCCGGTCAACATGGTGTGGCCACTGCGACGGTCGCGGCCCTGCTCGGCCTGGAATGTGAGATTTACATGGGGAAGGAAGACATCGAACGGCAACGCCTAAACGTGTTTCGGATGGAACTGTTAGGGTCCCAGGTGCACGAAGTGACGAGTGGTTCGATGGTCCTAAAGGACGCGGTCAACGCGGCCATGCAGGCCTGGGTTACGGACGTTGATAGGACCTTTTATGTGCTGGGTTCGGCAGTGGGTCCCCATCCCTTCCCCATGATGGTTCGTGATTTTCAGAGTGTGATTAGTACGGAATCCAGACGCCAGATTGTTCAAGCAACCGGAAAACTGCCGGATGCCGTGGTGGCCTGTGTCGGAGGTGGAAGCAATGCGATTGGGAGTTTTGCCGCCTTTCTAGATGATGAGTCGGTTCGACTAATCGGGTGTGAAGCAGCCGGTAAAGGCGTTCACACCAAACAGCAAGCCGCCACGATTACCAACGGCACGGACGGAATTTTTCACGGAATGAAATCAAAGTTTTTACAAAGTCCCGCGGGCCAAATTGATCAGGTCTATTCGATTTCGGCCGGCTTGGATTATCCGGGAATTGGGCCGGAACACGCCGCGCTAGCTACCGCGGGGCGGGCACAGTACGTGCCGATTACGGATGACGAAGCGGTGCAGGCTTTTGAATTGATCGCCCGGACGGAAGGAATTATCGCGGCAATTGAAAGTGCGCACGCGATTGCATATGTGGAAAAGTTAGCACCGACGATGCGACCGGACCAAACGATTATCTGTACGTTGTCGGGACGGGGCGATAAGGATGTTGCAGCGATTGCAAAGTACAAGGGGGTACAGATCGATGAGTAA
- the trpA gene encoding tryptophan synthase subunit alpha has product MSKLTAALTAKKALIGFVVAGDPSCEATVENILALAQGGADVIEIGIPFSDPVADGPVIAAADQRALDRNVTTDDVFDVVSQVREQSDVPLVFLTYVNPVFQVGYREFCRRCTALGVDGLIIPDLPYEEQDDLRSAMQDLDLDLIQLVTPNSKARIPKIAQRAQGFVYVVSATGVTGMRNDFEANLAGVIAELRQYTKLPIEIGFGIHTPEQAHEMSQLADGVIVGSQIVDLIHRAGAQAPAQLIDYAQEMKRAITE; this is encoded by the coding sequence ATGAGTAAGTTAACAGCAGCGTTAACCGCTAAAAAAGCGTTAATTGGCTTTGTGGTGGCCGGCGATCCGAGTTGTGAAGCAACGGTGGAAAACATCTTAGCCCTAGCGCAGGGCGGGGCTGATGTGATTGAAATTGGAATTCCCTTTTCCGATCCGGTGGCGGATGGTCCGGTGATTGCAGCGGCTGATCAACGGGCGCTGGATCGGAACGTCACTACTGACGACGTGTTTGACGTGGTTTCACAAGTGCGGGAGCAGTCGGACGTGCCCCTGGTCTTTTTAACCTACGTAAACCCAGTCTTTCAGGTGGGTTACCGGGAATTTTGTCGCCGGTGCACGGCACTGGGAGTCGATGGGCTAATCATTCCGGATCTGCCCTATGAGGAACAGGATGATTTGCGGTCCGCAATGCAGGATTTGGACCTTGATCTGATTCAACTTGTAACCCCGAATTCTAAGGCACGGATTCCCAAAATTGCGCAGCGGGCGCAGGGCTTTGTCTATGTGGTTTCAGCGACCGGGGTAACCGGGATGCGCAATGATTTTGAGGCCAACTTAGCGGGAGTGATTGCGGAGTTGCGCCAGTACACGAAGCTCCCGATTGAAATTGGCTTTGGAATTCATACTCCAGAACAAGCCCACGAGATGAGCCAGTTAGCCGATGGGGTGATTGTAGGGAGTCAGATTGTTGACCTAATTCACCGCGCGGGCGCCCAGGCTCCGGCCCAGTTGATTGACTATGCGCAGGAGATGAAGCGAGCGATTACGGAATAA
- a CDS encoding phosphoribosylanthranilate isomerase, with protein sequence MVKIKLCGLQTVADIHKANVVQPDFIGLVFAPSRRQVDLATAQQLMRDLAPTITPVGVFVEASLATVMAAVQAGRLQLVQYYGELPKGLIPALHEQHVQLIQVVQTETDVDSATDYVMFDASRGRGQAPSQFQAHQLTQPEILSGGITITNVQAAVASVKPAVVDVSSGVETDGQKDLTKMQALTNLVHQL encoded by the coding sequence ATGGTGAAAATTAAACTATGTGGGCTGCAGACCGTGGCAGACATTCACAAGGCCAACGTGGTCCAGCCCGATTTCATTGGCTTGGTCTTCGCTCCCAGTCGACGGCAGGTCGACCTTGCCACTGCCCAGCAACTGATGCGGGATTTAGCGCCCACGATTACACCGGTTGGGGTGTTTGTCGAGGCTAGTTTAGCAACCGTAATGGCGGCCGTGCAGGCCGGACGACTGCAATTAGTGCAGTATTATGGGGAGTTGCCAAAGGGCTTAATTCCGGCTTTACACGAGCAGCACGTGCAGTTAATCCAGGTAGTTCAGACAGAAACAGATGTTGATTCGGCGACCGACTACGTGATGTTTGACGCGAGTCGGGGACGGGGACAGGCCCCGTCGCAATTTCAAGCACACCAGTTAACTCAACCAGAAATCCTATCCGGCGGGATCACAATTACTAACGTCCAGGCAGCCGTAGCCAGCGTGAAGCCCGCGGTGGTGGACGTTTCGAGTGGTGTGGAAACCGACGGACAGAAAGACTTAACCAAAATGCAAGCACTGACGAACTTAGTGCACCAGTTATAG